A window of the Dyadobacter pollutisoli genome harbors these coding sequences:
- a CDS encoding VPS10 domain-containing protein: MRNYLRLSFLCLMCFTAYGQGANSPICPLPLEDAAPSWAALMYKAQDQINVYEIDAALENYYSARPFVKDNYFRAYKRWRRAVASFVKEDGRVDFERMAASESQQINPAARSKGNNRVGAATWTVIGPMNTFEAEGSSDLGKEVPWQVNIYAFDVAPSNESILYAGTETGGIFKTIDKGQSWTFVSKDLARSSIQGISVSGSDPNLVLVCKGSVLLKSSDGGVTWTQLRSFAGLDVNEVKFNPSNSNIIYVATSDGLYRSIDQGVNWARVLSATVYDIDFHPNDADGVYVCVQETVSKNLQFHKSADGGASFTPVTTGLDGFVCSGARLSASRSNANVLYIVSLNGTAGGQPYLFKSTDGGASWSTVATGSSTNWGMNNGQGYYDLDIEVSPSDANIVFTGTTTLFKSTDGGVTHTAIGGYAGPFRIHPDVQCIKIRGNYTWVATDGGFTYSTDYFTDQANAHSSNSGIFASDFWGFDQGWNEDLMVGGRYHNGNTALYQNYPVGKSVRLGGAEEATGVVIQPADKLAAFKDVGPRTIPGSIGGQSVRGPAFSMYPNQEGYGAYNGEVVYHPQYFNTIFLTRDNQLWKSVDAGGSYTALYDFAEKTWRVEIPRSNPAVIYVSTNGGIYKSSDNGTTFAKLSLPKTYQYYRTDLAVNPENENELVILVSNDIYKTMDSGGSWTKLTTATLAGRTFNSLVWHPGTNGGLYLTGVQPGASVYYRDNDMADWTNYSDGLPFGFNPGFTRPFFKKGKLRLAGNLGIWEAPLITSAPPIAGPWVRQQSVRTCEGPIQFNSYSVADDKDLTYQWSFPTGSPSSATVRDPEVLFTTAGEHTATLTVSNAYGSDTKTIKIMARQTACEPDTLAGKSLDLTDPDSYVSISPMPSLGSANNTITFMAWVKPKGIQKDYSGIIVQDDSRSGLFFNEGNNSLGYMWNNHGYWERSGLVLPADKWSHVAMVVNGTECILYVNGVSHRFTNSGSYAKIDFTTRSWDLGTDRKNTGVGSRNANLEIEEVRFYNAVLSRDQIREKMHIIPRDVTQEQALISYYQFNQYDPESRTLVPTFGEGKSISVSPGLFINSTAPIATGTSFRISSVNTAGMFDFTGTGLKLDFSAGQPYPDGELLVSRLDGYPNVLPGTGNYYKQYWVVRNYGVNQTFGPLNQMKFSGKGLGEQEASGLTLFKRGSNEDLGNWESICTAASSDADTINFGSGCNITSFSQFVIKSQNPLPLRLISFEAVSTVKNEVLLNWHVSEDNESASYELMKSHDGINWNETIYKTLSESGDRSRYQFVDRKVPAGWVYYRLRLVGNNKSPFYSRIVAVFVRDSGAQFNVYPVPVSSKAPLTIESNLGTPVIFTLFDQTGKEIYKGEFVQKKELPTNKLSAGIYIVLIKSKDYMEFKRVVVQ, encoded by the coding sequence ATGAGGAACTATTTACGTTTGTCTTTTCTATGTTTAATGTGTTTTACAGCCTATGGCCAAGGGGCGAATTCTCCGATATGTCCTTTACCCCTGGAAGACGCTGCGCCTTCCTGGGCGGCATTGATGTACAAGGCACAAGATCAGATTAATGTATATGAGATTGATGCGGCATTGGAAAACTATTACAGCGCCAGGCCGTTTGTGAAGGATAACTATTTTCGGGCCTATAAAAGGTGGAGAAGGGCGGTGGCATCCTTTGTGAAGGAAGATGGCCGGGTAGATTTTGAGAGGATGGCCGCTTCCGAGTCGCAACAGATCAATCCCGCGGCCCGGAGCAAGGGTAACAACCGGGTCGGCGCGGCCACGTGGACCGTGATTGGGCCAATGAATACATTTGAAGCAGAGGGTAGTTCAGATCTCGGGAAAGAGGTGCCCTGGCAGGTCAATATTTACGCTTTTGATGTTGCCCCAAGTAATGAGTCTATTCTTTATGCCGGGACTGAAACCGGTGGGATCTTTAAAACGATCGACAAGGGACAGAGCTGGACTTTTGTATCGAAAGATTTGGCCAGGAGCTCAATTCAGGGTATTTCTGTCAGTGGGTCGGACCCGAATTTGGTTTTGGTCTGCAAAGGATCGGTCCTTCTCAAAAGTAGCGATGGTGGTGTAACCTGGACACAGCTCCGTTCGTTTGCCGGGCTGGATGTCAATGAGGTCAAATTCAATCCTTCGAACTCCAATATTATTTATGTCGCAACATCTGATGGCCTCTACCGGTCGATAGATCAGGGAGTCAACTGGGCACGGGTGCTCTCTGCAACGGTCTATGACATTGATTTTCACCCCAATGATGCTGATGGTGTTTATGTATGTGTACAGGAAACTGTTTCAAAAAACCTGCAATTCCATAAATCGGCCGATGGCGGCGCTTCGTTCACACCAGTGACCACCGGGCTCGACGGGTTTGTGTGCTCTGGCGCGAGGCTGTCGGCGAGCCGGTCGAATGCCAATGTGCTCTATATCGTCTCGCTCAATGGCACCGCTGGCGGACAGCCGTACCTGTTTAAAAGTACGGATGGTGGTGCCAGTTGGAGTACGGTTGCCACGGGTAGCAGCACAAATTGGGGGATGAACAATGGCCAGGGCTACTATGACCTGGATATCGAGGTTTCCCCTTCCGATGCAAATATTGTTTTTACTGGCACGACCACCTTGTTCAAGTCCACCGACGGAGGTGTTACTCATACAGCAATAGGAGGGTACGCCGGGCCATTTCGCATTCACCCGGATGTACAATGCATCAAAATCCGCGGAAACTATACCTGGGTTGCCACGGACGGTGGGTTTACCTATTCGACAGACTATTTTACTGATCAGGCCAATGCACATTCCAGTAACAGCGGGATCTTTGCTTCTGATTTTTGGGGCTTTGACCAGGGTTGGAACGAAGACCTGATGGTTGGCGGAAGGTACCATAATGGTAATACTGCATTGTACCAAAATTATCCGGTAGGAAAAAGTGTTCGTTTGGGCGGAGCTGAAGAGGCTACCGGGGTGGTCATTCAGCCTGCAGACAAGCTGGCTGCTTTCAAAGACGTAGGGCCCAGGACAATCCCTGGTTCGATCGGTGGGCAGTCCGTCCGGGGCCCAGCTTTTTCTATGTATCCCAACCAGGAAGGTTACGGGGCCTACAACGGCGAGGTAGTTTATCACCCGCAGTATTTCAACACGATTTTCCTGACGAGGGATAACCAGCTGTGGAAAAGCGTTGATGCGGGAGGGTCGTATACTGCGCTTTATGATTTTGCCGAAAAAACATGGCGGGTGGAAATTCCAAGAAGCAATCCCGCAGTGATCTACGTGAGTACCAATGGTGGCATATATAAAAGCAGCGATAATGGTACCACCTTTGCAAAGTTATCATTGCCAAAGACCTACCAATATTACCGCACGGACCTGGCGGTAAACCCTGAGAATGAAAATGAACTGGTCATCCTGGTTTCAAATGATATTTATAAAACCATGGACTCGGGCGGGAGCTGGACAAAACTCACCACTGCTACGCTGGCAGGGAGGACGTTCAATTCCCTGGTCTGGCATCCAGGCACCAATGGAGGGCTTTACCTAACCGGTGTGCAGCCAGGTGCCAGTGTTTATTACCGCGATAATGACATGGCGGATTGGACCAACTACAGCGATGGTTTACCGTTCGGGTTTAACCCGGGATTCACCAGGCCTTTTTTCAAAAAAGGAAAGCTGCGGCTGGCCGGCAATTTGGGGATCTGGGAAGCACCGTTGATCACCAGCGCACCACCTATCGCCGGTCCGTGGGTCAGGCAGCAGTCTGTGAGGACTTGCGAGGGGCCTATCCAGTTTAATAGCTACTCGGTGGCCGATGATAAAGACCTTACTTATCAATGGTCTTTCCCCACCGGTTCTCCTTCATCTGCAACTGTGCGCGATCCTGAGGTACTATTTACAACGGCAGGGGAACATACGGCAACACTCACCGTTTCCAACGCCTATGGCTCGGATACCAAAACGATCAAGATTATGGCCAGGCAAACGGCCTGTGAGCCCGATACGCTCGCAGGAAAATCACTGGACCTGACCGATCCTGACAGTTATGTGTCTATTTCTCCAATGCCTTCGCTGGGCAGTGCCAACAATACCATAACGTTTATGGCCTGGGTTAAACCCAAGGGAATCCAGAAAGACTACTCAGGGATCATCGTTCAGGACGACAGCCGCAGCGGCCTTTTCTTTAATGAAGGGAATAATTCGTTGGGGTATATGTGGAATAATCACGGTTATTGGGAGAGATCCGGGCTTGTGCTGCCTGCCGACAAGTGGTCGCATGTTGCCATGGTCGTCAACGGTACCGAATGTATTCTTTACGTCAATGGGGTTTCTCACCGTTTTACCAATTCGGGCTCGTATGCCAAAATTGATTTTACAACCAGATCATGGGACCTGGGTACAGACCGTAAGAACACCGGCGTAGGAAGCAGAAACGCCAATTTAGAGATTGAAGAGGTAAGGTTTTACAATGCTGTGCTCAGCCGCGACCAGATCAGGGAAAAAATGCACATTATCCCCCGGGATGTGACGCAGGAGCAGGCGCTGATTAGCTATTACCAATTTAACCAGTACGATCCCGAATCAAGGACATTGGTCCCCACTTTCGGTGAGGGGAAATCCATCAGCGTATCGCCCGGCTTATTCATAAACTCAACCGCGCCGATAGCAACGGGCACTTCGTTCCGCATCAGCAGTGTAAACACAGCAGGAATGTTTGACTTTACGGGAACCGGCCTGAAACTTGACTTTTCTGCCGGACAACCTTATCCGGATGGTGAACTGCTGGTAAGCAGGCTCGACGGCTATCCCAATGTACTGCCTGGCACAGGAAATTATTATAAACAATACTGGGTGGTACGCAACTATGGCGTGAACCAAACCTTCGGCCCATTGAACCAAATGAAATTCTCCGGTAAGGGCCTCGGGGAACAGGAGGCCAGTGGTTTGACTCTCTTTAAGCGGGGCTCCAACGAAGACCTCGGTAATTGGGAAAGCATTTGCACGGCAGCTTCTTCCGATGCGGACACGATCAACTTCGGCTCAGGCTGTAACATTACCAGTTTCAGTCAGTTTGTGATCAAAAGCCAGAACCCCTTACCCCTTCGGCTTATTAGCTTCGAGGCTGTTTCGACAGTGAAAAATGAAGTGTTACTGAATTGGCATGTTTCAGAAGACAATGAAAGCGCCAGCTATGAACTGATGAAAAGTCATGACGGTATCAACTGGAATGAGACCATTTACAAAACGCTTTCTGAAAGTGGCGACCGCAGCCGTTATCAATTTGTTGACCGTAAAGTACCTGCGGGCTGGGTTTATTACCGGCTTAGGCTGGTTGGGAATAACAAGTCGCCGTTCTATTCAAGGATCGTTGCCGTATTTGTCAGGGATTCCGGCGCACAATTCAATGTATACCCGGTACCGGTGAGCAGCAAGGCGCCTCTGACGATAGAATCCAACCTGGGGACGCCTGTGATTTTTACACTTTTCGACCAGACTGGAAAGGAGATTTACAAAGGGGAGTTTGTACAGAAAAAAGAGTTGCCAACCAATAAGCTATCCGCTGGTATTTACATCGTACTGATCAAAAGCAAGGATTATATGGAGTTTAAAAGGGTAGTGGTGCAGTAA